The Pongo pygmaeus isolate AG05252 chromosome 20, NHGRI_mPonPyg2-v2.0_pri, whole genome shotgun sequence sequence tctctacaaaaaataaataatagaaagaaaaatgtgagttggccaggcatggtggctcatgcctgtagtcccagctactcaggaggctgaggtgggaggatcacttaaggccaggagttcaagacaagcttgggcaacatagtgagaccctgtctctacaaaaaataataattagccagacgtggcgaTTCATGCCCaggctcccagctacttgggaggctgaggcaggaggatcgcttgagcctgggagatcaaaactgcagtgagccggactgcaccactgcactccagcctgggtgacagtgtgagaccctgtctcaaaaaagaaaaaagaaaagaaaaatgtgctcTTAAGAGCCAGTTCTCCACTCCTCTACCTCAGGAGCCACCCCAGAACCCATCCACTTTGAGGACACAAGATCCCAGCCCACTCAGCCCTGGGAGTCCAAAGACATTTTAAACAGAGCCTCTCTTCACATTTATTAATTCCTGGGAAGAATGAGGGAGCCTTCTCCAGCCCCCCAGAGACCCCGGCCTTCTGCTGCAACAGGAGGGGAGGGAGCTAGTCCAGAATCCCCGGCACTTCTGAGGACACCAACAGCACCCTGGGCCCGCGGCTGCATCAGCTTTCTAGACAAcgggagaaaagagaaatggtGGAGGAGGGGAAATCCTATGCCCTCCTCCTCGCGGACATCAAGGCCGACCTCCCTGACGCCCCCCCACCCCGGAAGGAAGCGCGTGATCGGCTGGCAGCCGAGACCCCCATCTGCGCCTCCAGCTGCAGGGCCTTTGCTGGGCGGTTCCTCGCCCGAAATCCCCCCACGAGCCCTGGGGAGACCCAGCGCTAACCacagagcccaaggcaggagccGGGAGACGCCCTCCTGGAGGTGGGCACAGCCCAGGCAAACGCCAGCAGACGGAACCAGCACCCGGGCCCCAGGGAAACGTCACCTGCCACCCGGAGCTCCACAGGGTCGCTGAGCTCCGATTCGAAGGTGTTGGGCACCCAGGAGCGGTAGCGGCACCTGTAGTTGCCAGCGTGCTGGGGCCCCACGAAGAGCAGCTCGAGGTTCGCCACGGCCCCGGGGGTGCGGACCGTCTTCACGGGCTTCGTCTCGCCCTCGCGCAGCAGCTCGAAGGTGACGTCGGGGATGGGTCCCTCGCAGCGCAGGACGGCGTCTCGGCCCGCCAGGACCGCCCCGCTCCACGTTGCCCGGAGCTGAGGCCTGGGAGGGGGTCCTGGGCGGAGCGGGCGGGTGGTCGGGCCAGGCCACACCCCAGGCCGCGCCCGCGCCCGCGCCTCCGCCCCGGCTTCATCTTCCCTCTGTCTTGTTCCTAAGCGCACAGGGCTCCTCCGGCCCCGCCGAGCTGCGCCCGCTGCCTTCACACCCCGGACATCCGCGCCACACGTGAGTGTCTGGTGTTCCCCGCACCCCTCCCCCAGAACCGTGGAAGTCCCAGATTCGGGCCTGCTCTGGGGCTTCTGGGGTCCCCAGCCTCGGTCACTCTGACGGGTGAAGGGAAGAAGAAATGATGGAGGAAACGGTGCTCCTTCATGGAGGGACCAAAACAGGACATACAGTCTATGTCAATAGATGAGGGTTTTCCCTCCATAACTTTAACTTTAAAAGTGTATTTAAggtgccgggcgcagtggctcacatctgtaatcccaccactttcagaggccgaggcaggcggattgcctgagctcaggagttccagaccagcctgggtaacatggtgaaaccccgtctctactaaaatacaaaaaattagccgagcgtggcagcgtgcgcctgtaatcccagctactcgggaggcggaggcaggaaaattgcttcaacctgggaggcagaggtttcagtgagccaagatcgcgccactgcacttcagcccgggtgacagagtgacactccgtctcaaaaacaaacaaacaaacaaacaatacaaacaaaaaaaacctgtaagGAATCAAATGTTACAAAATCCTGGAAGATTTTGGTAATGGTGTTCATAATTTCAGGGAAATTAATGAAGTACATGTAAGTACTTGAtctaaatgtgtattttattcaATAGTTTGAGTATCTTGCCATGGAAGATACTAGCCCAGCCTAGCAGAAAAGTgcaatatgtataatatactttcgcattttaaaagttatattccCTATCCATTTTGAAATGCTGGGCAAACTACATGAAGTTATTTGCAATTAATTGACAGCTAATCAGGAATTTTGAAAGCTTGACTGGATTAACAAACTATAATGTTGAAATTTGGTAAAATCATAATATTGATTTTTACTGTGAAACGTTTTCTTATAAGATAGATATACACATCCTAGTTTAATTTTGTGTCTTAGTGTGGATTTACAAATTTACTACAGTTATTCCGAGCCCAGGAACCCAATCAGATTTCAGGCCAGTTTGATACTGGCTGTTCTTAATTCTAACAGGAGACTAGGACATCATACTAAATGTTATGTCAGTGGGACTGTGTTGTCTGTGGAGCTTAGTAAATTAATCATTTTCTTCAGACTTTAAGGAGAGtgataaataaaatttggagTCATAGGATATAGATGTAGAATTTAaagattaaactttttttttttttgagatggagtttcgctcttgttgcccaggctggaatgcagtggcacgacctggactcactgcaaactccacctcccgggttaaagcgattctcctgcctcagcctcccaagtctcggattacaggcatgtgccaccacagctggctaattttgtatttttagtagagacggggtttctccatgttggccaggctgctcttgaactcctgactttgtgatccacctgccttggcctcccaaagtgctgcgattacaggcgtgagccaccttgcctggccaagattaaacatttttcatCAATAGTGGATGGCGGCTTATAACACTGCaagaataggctgggcatggtgactcacaactgtaatcccagcactttgggaggcataggcaggcagatcacaaggtcaggagttcaagaccagcccggccaacatagcgaaaccccgtctctactaaaaatacaaaaattaggtgggcatggtggcatgcgcctctaataccagctactcgggaagctgaggcaggagaactgcttgaacccagaaggcgaaggttgcagtgagctgagattgcaccactgcactccggcctgcaAGAATAAAAGTAAgtgatccaaaaaaaaaaaaaagaagaagaaaagggaggaaggaaggagagagataggggggagacagagaaagaaacagaagaaaaaagaagaaagaaaagagagaaagaaggaacaaagaaggaaagaaagagaaaaggaagaaagaaagaaagaaaaaagaaaagaaagaaaagagaaaacggTGCTCCCAGCAAAGGGCACGACCTCAAGGTCTGGAGGTCAGACCTGTGCCCTCAGGCTCTGCTGGGCTCTGAGTCCTGGAAACGTCAATGAGGAAATCAGAGAGACAAACAGAGCTGGGGACGGCGGGGATGGAGAGAAGGACACATCAGCCGTGCGCCTGTGGAACCGGGCCCGGGGCAGGAGGTCCAGTATGACGACTGACATGGCCAGTAAGGAAAACAAGGCAGCCACAGAGCTGCAGGGATCTGACCAAGAAAACCTGGGTCCAGCCTCCCTGCTGCCGACCAGCATGCTACACGTGACCTACCGGCTTGCGTCCGTGGGAAATAAGCCGAAATTCCAGGCGTCCCCAGACCCTCGACCACCGATCGCCTGCTCCCCGCCGGGGTAGGCGATGGGGGCTGAACCAAGGCCCAGAGCGCCGCAGTCGGACGCCCACGGAAAGAGGGGAAAGACAGGAGGCCCCGAGGGGCACTGAACCCGCGCCCGCCCTCGCTGGTGCCCCGCCAGCTCACCGTCCACGCGCAGCTCCAAGCGCTTGCTGGGCGCGGAGCCCCCGAAAGGCGGCTTCAGGTCCACGTAGACGCAGCTGTAGTTGGCAGAGTCAGCCACGGAAATGTTGTGCAGCTCGAAGAGGGCCTCGGTCCCAGCGGGGCTCTGGAAACGGTGCACGCGGCGCCCGCCCCTGTCCTCGCGCACCAGGGCGAAGCGCGCGCCCTCCAGGGGCGCCAGGCACCGCAGCCGCAAGGCCCTGCCGGACTCCTGCTCCGGTGAGAACTCTGGCGCGGGCAGCGTCTCTGCGGAGCAGCACGCGGGCTGACCCGGGTGCCCAGCGGGTGGCTCGGCCCTAACGCGTGGTCTGGCCTCGCGCTCTTTGCTTTGGCTGAGTCTTCTGCCCGCAATGATCTGGCCAGCTTCCTCCCTCGCCTCCTCCGGGCCCGCCCCACCTTTCCATCCCAGTCCTTCTTGGATATCTCACACGCACCCTTTCACTGTTTCTTAATAATTTGTTCGTCTACAGACACAGGCGGGGACGGGGACATGTTTTGTGCATGGCTTGATGCCTGGTGCACGATGCCGCTCAGTAGTGGATTTGCTCCACGAGCATCTTCTGAGCACCGCCCCAGTGCCCGCGCCACGGAGGGGCCCCTGTGGTCCGCTGGGCATGGGGTTCGCTGTCCGGTGCTCAGAGTTTGCTAAATACCATCAGGCCCAAGGCAAGTGAGTGGAGGAGCTGCCTCAGCAGAGGCCCTCAGTGCTCACCCAGACCTGGCAGCTGGGATGGGACCTGCCAGGTGGTGCCCCCTGTGGCCTGGGCCAAACCTGTTCACCCAGTTATTCTCTATGGGGCCTGAAGGTTGTCACGCTCATCGTCCTATTTGCAGTTTAGGACCCTGAATCGGCGGGTGGGCGGGTAAAGTTGAGACTGAACCCTGGCCCAGAGCGCTGCACTTCCCCAGACTACACCTGGTACTGCTTCTGCGCCCCAGGAACCCAGCCGCGTCCCTGTCCCTGCTGGCCCCGGCTCACCATCACTCAGAATCAGCTCGACTGGCGCGCTGTCCCTGGACCAGGCGTTTTGGTTGTCATGCAGCTGGTAGCGGCAGGTGTAGTGACCTCCATCCCCCAGGGCCACCGCGTTCAGGTGAAAGAAGACACGGTCTGGGCTGGTGCTGCTCCTGGGTACCAGCAGCTCTTTCTCCCCACGCCGTAGCtggaagtccactccactcaGGGGAGCCACGCAGGTGAGGGTCACCTTGTTGCCAGGGTGCAGGACCTGGGTGGACTCTCCACCGTGCATCAGCACAGGTGGTGGTGGTGCAGCTGCAATGCAGGCAGCATTACTAGGCTGCCCCATCCCTGGAGCTGCCCTCTGCCCAGTCCCCAGACCTCTGCCCTCTGGGGGGCAACCCCAGGAACacccttccattctttttttgaaacggagtttcgctcttgttgcccaggccagagtgcagtggtgccatctcggctcactgcaacctctgcctcccacgttcaagggattctcctgcctcagcctcccgagtagctggtactacaggcacctgccaccacacctggctaatttttgtatttttagtagagacagggtttcatcatgttgggtagactggtctcgatctcttgacctcatgatccggtggccttagcctcccaaagtgctgggattataggcgtgagccaccggaccCAGCCCACCCTTCCATTCTTTGGGCATCCTCTGCCCAAACTCCTTTGCAACCATCAGACCCAGGCAACTGTGTGGCCAGCTTCCTGGACCTGGTCCTGGGCAAGGGCATTCAGCATGGAGGTCAGGGTGAATGTGGTCATGCCCCCTGTATCCTCCTCCCCCAGCAGCCCCCGGAGATGGTTCCCACAGTCACCGAGCTCCTCAATGGTCACAGTAGTGCTGGGCTCAGAGAGAGCGCCTTCCCCATGGGTCCGGTAGCTGCAGCTATAGTTGCCAGCCTGATGGACTGGAAAGGTGGCCTCCACATCCTCCTGGGCCTCAGGCACCTCCAGAAACTCATGGTCGCCTTCCCGCCTCAGCAGAAAAGTCACACCCCGCAGCCCGCCTCGGCACACTGCTGTTGTGTTCAGGCCGGGAGTGATCCAGGACACTGGCGTCATTGAGAGCCAGGGAGCAGGCAAGGACTCTGTGGGTGGGGTGGAGTTGAAGAGTGGTTCTGCATAACACAGGAGATGTGGGAAGCCCAGCAGAACGTGGGCCCCACACTCATAAGACTGTGAAGGAGACAGGGATGGAGGGCATTGCTGGGAAAAGGCAGGCAGGCACCAGTGGAAACAAGGCATACGGCAAGAGAAAAGAGTGTGGGAACAAGGCATATGGCAAGAGAAAAGAGTGTGTGGGAGCTGTACGGCGTGCCGGGcctgctggggacacagccatgtATTCCTTACAACACTCTGGGGTTAACACAGACAtcatccccatttgacagatgggaAGATTGGGGCTCAGAGACATCAGGTGACTTGGAGGAAGGGAGACCCCCCAGTCAACAACCTACCCACTGCCTCCTGGCCCCCAATTCATGCCCCGGCTCACTTGGCCCTGTCAGCTCCAGGAGCTTGCTCAGCTGGGTCCATCCTGTGGACAAGCCTGAGCGGCAGCGGTAGCGGCCCTGGGTGTCACCCGTCAGCAGGAACTGGTGCTTGATGGCAGGTAAGTCAAGGTGCACAGGCTTCTGGGCCACCCCATTCTTGAACAGCTGGAAGTCTGGGGTCTCCAGGCGGGCCTGGCACGTCAGCGTCACATTGGCCGAGGGTTTCAGCAGCGATTCGGACTCTGCCCACAGGCTGGGCTGGGTCTCATAAACTGCAAGGGGTGGCTGGGATCAGCTCAGCGCCACAGAGACAGGGCTCACCCACGGCCTGGGCCCACCTCCCCATGCACCTCCTCCCCCTAGACCTCACCCCTGCACTCACATATGGCTGCTTCTGTCACTGGGCCCCAGGGGAGACCTGCGGAGACAGCCCCCGTGAGGCTCCCGTTCCCGCCCCCTCCCGCCCCAGGGACCCAGACCCCAGGAGGCCTCACCCCAGAGCAAGAGAAAGACCACCAACATGGACATGATGGTCGCGCTCACTCCGGTGCAGTGAGTATCTGGGGTGAGCGTCTGCAGCAATGAGGCCCTGAGGGAGGGCGGCGGGGGCGGCTCGGGCACTGACCTCTTCCCGTGTTTGTCCTTCCCGGAAGGCGGGGGGCAGGGCCCCCATGGGGTCAGGGCAAAGGGTGAACTTCTGAGGCCTCAGGATGCCCAGCAACAATTATAATCAATAATCATGTATGATTAATAAACTAAATCAAGAGTGATAAAATGATGCTAAAACCACATCACCCTCATTTCAGTGCTGGATCCTGGATCCTGTTCTAGAAGGAGACGCTGAGTTCTCCGCACTCTACCTGGAGCTGCTGAGGTCAAGTGGAGAGTGCCAGGGCTGCAGCCCAGCGAGCCCCTCCCTGTCACACCACACTGCACATGTGACACCAAAGGCGGGGTTCACCTCTTTTCAGACTTTCTGTGGTTGCCCTCACATGGGCTGTCTGGAGGTGCACCTCACTCTTCTTGAGGACCATGGTTCCTTCTCCATCACTGGTTCATTCTGTATGGTGTGACCCACCATGGCTCTGGAGTCGGATTTCCACCCAGGTCATTCAGCTGAGACCTGCGCTTCCCAGGCCTACCCGTGACATGTGATCAGTTACCTGAGCTGCTGGTGGTCACTCATGTGGCTGTAGCCTGCTGCCTGGAGGCCAGGCCTCCCGCTTCCCCTGCCTCCCCCTCTCCTCACCACAGCCTGTTGGGATGGAACAGGACAGGGGTGAGACCGTGGTGCTTTCACACTCAGCCTCCATGGACATCTTGTCATTCCCACCCCGGGAGGTCTGGTCCCCACCCTGGGTGTCCCAGCCTAGCTCTGCTACGACTGTGAGGGCCCAGGGCAACCGCCTAGCCCTCATCTGCCTCCTGCACTGCATCCTCCCCACTCATTCATTCCAcaggcatttattgagcatctactgtgtgccagatgcaAAGAAGACAGTGGGATAACTGCGCAAGGAGCATTCCGGGCAGAGGGAGCAGCCAGTGCAAAGAtgggagatggggtttcagtgaGAAGGAGCAGAGACCAGGAGTTGAGGCGACTGCAGAGCGATTGCAGAGCTCAGAGACGTGATGAAGACCAGCTGGGCACTGCAGTGGCTCTGGCTTCTGCTGTGAGGGACGGGGAGCTGTGGAGACTCCCTCTGTTTGGTCCCATTTCCATATTGCTGAGCACCTGCTGCATGCTCTCTGTCCTGCTCAGAGCCAGTACTTGGAGGGAGGCTGTGTGTTCTGGGTGGACTGGGGGAGAATGCATTCTTTGCAGAAGAGACAACCAGGTGCTGAGGCTTGAAGTCATAACCAGACCTGGGGCACACAGACAAGGACTGGTGGCCAGGCCAGAGGAGCAGAGCTCAGGGTGTGCACACAACTCAGAAGTCAGCCCATTGAACAGTGGCTGAACCTTTCAGCCCATTGGCAGTGAGGCTGCCCAGGCAGCCAGAGGCCTGGTCAAATCTGAGGTCTGCAGAGATGGAGCTGTCAGTCTGTTTCCTTTGGCAGTCCCAACACCAGCCTCGTTGCACCCTCCTCTTAGCTCCCCTGGGTTCTCCAACCCTAAGGGTGGTAGAAGCTTCCTGCAAGTATCCAGCTCTGAGGTTCTGCAACATCCACTTTTGCTCTCTGAGCCTTGCAAAACCTGCACAATCAGTCCCTAACTTATATCCCCTGTGTTTGAAATACCTAGTGTGGTTTCTATTTCCTGACTTGATTCTGACTGGTGTGGTACTTGGTATAAAGAAGGttccctggccaggtgcagtggctcacgcctgtaatcccaacgctttgggaggctgaggcaggaggatcacttgagcccaggagtttgagacccgcctaggcaacatggtgagatactgtccctacaaaaaattttaaaattagccaggtgtagtgacgcaagtctgtcatcccagctgcttgggaggctgaggtgggaggatcacctgagcctaagaAGTCGCGGCTGCAATaaaccgtgattgcaccactgcactccagcctgggtgacagagtgaaaccctgcgCCCTCccctaaaaaagaaaagtcccATGAAACAGACCTACAAAGGTGAGATTCTGGGATTGATCTGGTTCTGACCTCGGTCAGGAATGCAGTGCTGAGCCTCTTGCCAACAGAATATGAGACACTAGAAAGCCATAGCATGCGGTTTCATCATGTTTAACTGTCACCTGTGGTTGCCTGAGATGAAGTGCTGACTGGAGCGAGCACCTTAGGAGATACAGTGGCCGCCGCACTGAGCAGCTGGTAGCAGCAATGGTGACCATGTGGACTGCGGGGTGGGTTGGCTGCTTTGACAGTGCCAGAGAACTTAAAGAAACAGCCACATCTGTCGGACACCCCAGTTCTTGCCCACCACTGCATGGACGAACCTCTCGCCGAAGTGAAGCTTGCCGCCCTCCCTGGGGTAAGAGCCCATCCCACATGTCCCTAGCCAGGCCTGGGTGGCCGGTGGGCTATCGTCAAAGGGACTGTGCAGCCAGGGTTCTCCACACCCAAGGCCGCCCCTGCACTCCCAGCAGGAGGGCGCCCGCACCCGAGGCCCGAAAAAGGTTGAGCCGGCAGACAGCGCACTCACGCCCTGGATCCCGCAGTGCCCCGTGTCCGCGACCTCCCGCTCAGGGCGTCCTCGGGTCAGGGGTCAGGGCGCAGCGCGGCCCCCGTGCCGCTTCTGGTGCTCGTTGAGGTTGCAACGGTGGCTGAAAGGCTTCCCGCACTCGCCGCAAGCGTAGGGCCTCTCGCCCGTGTGCGTGCGCCGGTGGCTTAAGAGCTCCGACTTGCGCACGAAGGCCTTGCTGCAGTGGGCGC is a genomic window containing:
- the A1BG gene encoding alpha-1B-glycoprotein; the protein is MSMLVVFLLLWGLPWGPVTEAAIFYETQPSLWAESESLLKPSANVTLTCQARLETPDFQLFKNGVAQKPVHLDLPAIKHQFLLTGDTQGRYRCRSGLSTGWTQLSKLLELTGPKSLPAPWLSMTPVSWITPGLNTTAVCRGGLRGVTFLLRREGDHEFLEVPEAQEDVEATFPVHQAGNYSCSYRTHGEGALSEPSTTVTIEELAAPPPPVLMHGGESTQVLHPGNKVTLTCVAPLSGVDFQLRRGEKELLVPRSSTSPDRVFFHLNAVALGDGGHYTCRYQLHDNQNAWSRDSAPVELILSDETLPAPEFSPEQESGRALRLRCLAPLEGARFALVREDRGGRRVHRFQSPAGTEALFELHNISVADSANYSCVYVDLKPPFGGSAPSKRLELRVDGPPPRPQLRATWSGAVLAGRDAVLRCEGPIPDVTFELLREGETKPVKTVRTPGAVANLELLFVGPQHAGNYRCRYRSWVPNTFESELSDPVELRVAES